The Globicephala melas chromosome 20, mGloMel1.2, whole genome shotgun sequence genome contains a region encoding:
- the B9D1 gene encoding B9 domain-containing protein 1 isoform X2, translated as MAAAGPSVFLLMVNGQVESAQFPEYDDLYCKYCFVYGQDWAPTAGLEEGISQITSKSQDARRALVWNFPIDVTFKSTNPYGWPQIVLSVYGPDMFGNDVVRGYGAVHVPFSPGRHKRTIPMFVPESVSKLQKFTSWFMGRRPEYTDPKVVAQGEGREVTRVRSQGFVTLLFNVVTKDMRKLGYDTGPPDTQGVSGPSTPQGLSR; from the exons ATGGCGGCCGCGGGTCCCAGCGTCTTCCTGCTCATGGTCAACGGGCAGGTGGAGAGCGCCCAG TTTCCTGAGTATGACGATCTCTACTGCAAGTACTGTTTCGTGTATGGCCAGGACTGGGCCCCCACGGCG gggctggaggagggcatCTCACAGATCACATCCAAGAGCCAGGATGCGCGGCGCGCGCTGGTGTGGAACTTCCCCATCGACGTCACCTTTAAGAGCACCAACCCCTACGGCT GGCCGCAGATCGTGCTTAGCGTGTATGGGCCGGACATGTTCGGGAACGACGTGGTCCGAGGCTACGGGGCGGTGCACGTGCCCTTCTCACCCGGACG GCACAAAAGGACCATCCCCATGTTTGTCCCAGAATCTGTGTCTAAACTGCAGAAGTTTACCAG CTGGTTCATGGGACGGCGGCCCGAGTACACAGACCCCAAGGTGGTGGCTCAAGGGGAAGGCCGGGAAG TGACCCGCGTCCGCTCCCAGGGCTTCGTCACTCTCCTCTTCAACGTGGTGACCAAGGACATGAGGAAGCTGGGCTATGACACCGGGCCTCCGGACACACAGGGGGTCTCAGGGCCCAGCACACCCCAGGGCCTCTCCCGGTGA
- the B9D1 gene encoding B9 domain-containing protein 1 isoform X1, which translates to MTISTASTVSCMARTGPPRRGWRRASHRSHPRARMRGARWCGTSPSTSPLRAPTPTAGRRSCLACMGRTCSGTTWSEATGRCTCPSHPDALSILSTLQKKQGSQRTQPWGGAPAPTWPPLAGGSEGSATFPWLGTAVCENVCFRHKRTIPMFVPESVSKLQKFTSWFMGRRPEYTDPKVVAQGEGREVTRVRSQGFVTLLFNVVTKDMRKLGYDTGPPDTQGVSGPSTPQGLSR; encoded by the exons ATGACGATCTCTACTGCAAGTACTGTTTCGTGTATGGCCAGGACTGGGCCCCCACGGCG gggctggaggagggcatCTCACAGATCACATCCAAGAGCCAGGATGCGCGGCGCGCGCTGGTGTGGAACTTCCCCATCGACGTCACCTTTAAGAGCACCAACCCCTACGGCT GGCCGCAGATCGTGCTTAGCGTGTATGGGCCGGACATGTTCGGGAACGACGTGGTCCGAGGCTACGGGGCGGTGCACGTGCCCTTCTCACCCGGACG CCCTCAGCATCCTCTCGACCCTTCAAAAGAAACAAGGCTCTCAGAGGACGCAGCCCTGGGGCGGGGCTCCGGCTCCGACTTGGCCACCCCTCGCTGGAGGCTCAGAAGGCTCCGCCACCTTTCCGTGGCTCGGCACAGCTGTCTGTGAAAACGTTTGTTTCAGGCACAAAAGGACCATCCCCATGTTTGTCCCAGAATCTGTGTCTAAACTGCAGAAGTTTACCAG CTGGTTCATGGGACGGCGGCCCGAGTACACAGACCCCAAGGTGGTGGCTCAAGGGGAAGGCCGGGAAG TGACCCGCGTCCGCTCCCAGGGCTTCGTCACTCTCCTCTTCAACGTGGTGACCAAGGACATGAGGAAGCTGGGCTATGACACCGGGCCTCCGGACACACAGGGGGTCTCAGGGCCCAGCACACCCCAGGGCCTCTCCCGGTGA